One part of the Candidatus Lernaella stagnicola genome encodes these proteins:
- a CDS encoding sialidase family protein codes for MRRVSRVPWFLLIAVLLLAYAAGCDDGDDSDDFVDTDGDDDNDTWDDDAGEPERVYFIKDGRAVAVRAEGAAWTQEDTYVEGSGRHAFLHGEALPQQNTFHIEARLIFDPLAVGSPAFVFGGLNRLVFREPPGRMSLVGPLFPNDELDLGDVVAPVRESFVFAMTGDGERWRFLIDGQVVYDMPAGDSPGSVGFTPDGGRIGLEEFWLEGDVKRLPDEPEQVPVFSRWDGGYSVFRIPALAVTLEGTVLAFAEARRWGVGDTGNIDLVLRRSFDDGRTWEPLQLVADRGLHKIGDPAPIVDRATGAIILLLTSHDLPFNEVAIHNGRAPREVWVTRSFDDGATWSALENISEAAKAPDWRWYATGPGHGIQMRSGRMILACDHSLGPDHADWFSHVIYSDDGGDTWQRGGTVPGGYTNESTLAELDDGRLMINMRHYRDTGRRAVSFSDDGGMTWTTPEDDPALIEPVCQASLLAVPDPREPDRQLLVFANPAARKRAAMTLRLSQDGGSTWPGGRWIHLGPSAYSDLALLSDTEFGLLYEHGERKLYEEIVFVRLSLGQLAASTIAR; via the coding sequence ATGCGTCGAGTAAGCCGCGTTCCATGGTTTTTACTGATCGCGGTGCTGCTGTTGGCCTATGCCGCCGGTTGCGATGATGGCGACGACTCGGACGATTTCGTCGACACCGATGGCGACGACGACAACGATACCTGGGACGACGACGCGGGCGAGCCGGAACGCGTTTACTTCATCAAGGACGGGCGAGCGGTCGCCGTACGCGCCGAGGGCGCGGCATGGACGCAGGAAGATACCTATGTCGAGGGCTCCGGTCGCCACGCCTTTCTGCACGGCGAGGCGTTGCCGCAACAAAACACCTTCCACATCGAAGCGCGCCTGATTTTCGACCCGCTCGCAGTCGGCAGCCCGGCGTTTGTCTTCGGCGGTCTTAATCGCTTGGTCTTTCGTGAGCCGCCCGGCCGCATGTCGCTCGTGGGTCCACTGTTTCCGAACGACGAACTCGACCTGGGCGACGTCGTCGCGCCGGTGCGTGAGTCCTTCGTGTTCGCCATGACCGGCGACGGCGAGCGCTGGCGCTTTTTGATCGACGGCCAAGTGGTGTACGACATGCCGGCCGGCGATTCCCCCGGTAGCGTGGGCTTTACGCCTGATGGCGGACGAATCGGCCTGGAGGAATTCTGGCTGGAAGGTGACGTCAAGCGTTTGCCCGACGAGCCCGAGCAGGTCCCGGTGTTCTCACGTTGGGACGGAGGCTACAGCGTTTTCCGCATTCCGGCGTTGGCCGTGACGCTCGAGGGCACGGTGCTCGCGTTTGCCGAAGCGCGGCGCTGGGGTGTCGGCGATACGGGCAATATCGATCTCGTGCTGCGCCGAAGTTTCGACGACGGGCGCACCTGGGAACCGCTGCAACTGGTGGCCGACCGCGGCCTGCACAAGATCGGCGACCCGGCGCCGATCGTCGATCGCGCCACAGGCGCCATTATCCTGTTGCTGACTTCGCACGACCTGCCCTTCAATGAAGTGGCGATTCATAACGGCCGCGCGCCGCGCGAAGTGTGGGTCACCCGCAGCTTCGACGATGGCGCAACGTGGTCGGCGCTCGAAAACATCAGCGAGGCCGCCAAGGCTCCGGATTGGCGCTGGTATGCGACCGGCCCGGGGCACGGCATTCAAATGCGTTCCGGGCGCATGATTCTCGCCTGCGATCACTCCCTCGGCCCGGACCACGCTGATTGGTTTTCGCACGTGATTTATTCCGACGACGGCGGTGATACCTGGCAGCGCGGCGGCACCGTTCCCGGCGGCTACACCAACGAAAGCACCCTCGCGGAGTTGGACGACGGCCGGTTGATGATCAACATGCGCCACTACCGCGATACCGGTCGGCGAGCCGTATCGTTCAGCGATGACGGCGGCATGACGTGGACGACGCCGGAAGACGATCCGGCCTTGATCGAGCCGGTATGTCAGGCCTCGCTGCTGGCGGTGCCCGACCCGCGGGAGCCGGATCGGCAACTACTGGTGTTCGCCAATCCCGCCGCGCGTAAGCGTGCCGCCATGACCCTGCGTCTTAGCCAAGACGGCGGTTCCACGTGGCCGGGTGGTCGTTGGATTCATCTGGGGCCGTCGGCCTATTCGGACCTGGCCCTTTTGTCGGACACGGAGTTCGGCCTGCTCTACGAGCACGGCGAGCGCAAACTTTATGAAGAAATCGTTTTTGTGCGCTTGTCGTTAGGACAGCTCGCGGCAAGCACGATCGCTAGATAA